A genomic segment from Nodularia sphaerocarpa UHCC 0038 encodes:
- a CDS encoding HlyD family efflux transporter periplasmic adaptor subunit — translation MPNPSQHLSSVLAIPKQDQNNQVENSSAVIDNQTQVENEANDWFYGTEELLDALPKLWTRSMLYFLVIFTSIILPWSMLTKIDETGSARGRLEPKGATHQLGISVPGTVKAVNVQEGAMVKAGQVLLELDSDVLETELEQRQTQLQGLSDRQAQLKLLKNQLMLAINIQEQQNQAQELEKMSQVNQAQQNLDARQSASNLQRLERQALVDQARQNINSTQTSEKLVNSRFNRDVAEVARFRELYEQGAIPQIQLVELEKTAEDSQRLHLQAQSDVTQAQLRLREEMSRYQATMSQVVADIEQAKLRLQEQQSSYQSVVQAGKLAVLRSQEQLKDMETQISSLSSEISQTKSQIASLQIQMKQRVVRSPIDGIVFELPITKPGPVVDPGQIVAQIAPQDSKLILKAQIPSQNSGFLEEGMPVKIKFDAYPYQDYGVMEGRVSWIAPNSRTQSSSQGSIDTFDLDITLDQPYVQAANQRVNLTPGQTATAEVVIRQRRVIDFILDPFKKLQEGGLEL, via the coding sequence ATGCCAAATCCATCTCAACATTTATCATCTGTACTTGCAATACCAAAGCAAGACCAAAATAACCAGGTTGAAAACTCTAGTGCTGTTATTGATAATCAGACACAGGTAGAAAACGAAGCCAATGATTGGTTTTATGGTACAGAAGAACTGCTAGATGCTTTACCAAAGCTCTGGACACGTTCCATGCTGTACTTTCTGGTAATATTTACTTCCATCATTTTACCTTGGTCGATGCTTACCAAAATTGATGAAACCGGCAGCGCTAGAGGGCGTTTAGAACCTAAAGGCGCGACACATCAATTAGGTATTTCAGTTCCTGGGACTGTGAAAGCTGTTAATGTCCAAGAAGGGGCGATGGTGAAAGCTGGACAAGTTTTACTGGAGTTGGATTCTGATGTCTTGGAAACAGAATTAGAACAAAGACAAACACAATTGCAAGGATTAAGCGATCGCCAAGCGCAACTCAAGCTGCTAAAAAACCAATTGATGCTGGCGATAAATATCCAAGAACAACAAAATCAAGCCCAAGAATTAGAAAAAATGTCTCAAGTAAATCAGGCGCAGCAAAACCTGGATGCGAGACAAAGTGCGTCTAATTTACAAAGGTTAGAAAGACAGGCTTTAGTTGACCAAGCTCGACAGAATATTAATTCTACCCAGACTTCTGAAAAGTTAGTTAATAGTCGTTTTAATAGAGATGTCGCCGAAGTTGCTCGCTTTCGTGAACTGTACGAACAGGGTGCAATTCCGCAAATCCAATTAGTGGAATTAGAAAAGACAGCCGAGGACAGCCAACGCTTACATTTACAAGCACAATCTGATGTTACCCAAGCGCAACTGCGTTTAAGAGAAGAAATGAGCCGCTATCAGGCGACTATGAGTCAAGTTGTCGCCGATATTGAGCAAGCAAAACTACGTTTACAAGAACAACAAAGCAGCTATCAAAGCGTTGTCCAAGCGGGTAAATTAGCAGTGCTGAGAAGTCAGGAACAACTCAAAGATATGGAGACGCAAATCAGCAGTTTGTCATCAGAAATCAGTCAAACGAAGAGTCAGATTGCGTCCTTGCAGATTCAGATGAAACAGCGCGTAGTGCGATCGCCTATTGATGGCATAGTTTTTGAATTACCCATCACCAAACCAGGGCCAGTGGTAGATCCAGGACAAATCGTTGCCCAAATTGCACCTCAAGATAGTAAATTGATTCTCAAAGCCCAGATACCCAGCCAAAACAGTGGTTTCTTAGAAGAGGGAATGCCGGTAAAAATCAAATTTGATGCCTATCCCTACCAAGATTATGGTGTAATGGAAGGGCGTGTGAGTTGGATTGCACCTAATTCTAGAACTCAGTCTAGCAGCCAAGGCAGTATAGACACTTTTGATTTAGATATCACCCTAGATCAGCCTTATGTACAAGCTGCTAACCAACGCGTTAATTTAACACCCGGTCAAACAGCCACCGCAGAGGTAGTTATCCGTCAGCGCCGAGTCATTGACTTCATCTTAGATCCCTTTAAGAAATTGCAAGAAGGCGGTCTAGAACTTTAG
- a CDS encoding peptidylprolyl isomerase produces MSKFLNISTEEIIYYIKMACQIPGILEAIATQKIIAEAAEKAKIEITTEELQTAADNLRLANQLLKAEETWAWLEKHHLSLDNLEEIAKINLTSSKLANHLFADQIEPFFYAHQAKYFAAVTYEVILDDEDLALELFYALQEGEISFQEIARQYIQNPETRRAGGYQGIRRRIDFRAEIAAAVFAANPPQILKPIITPKGAHIIAVEEIIKPELDENLRFQIMGDFFTNWLQQQIATVEIVANLQQNTNSQTSTNLVKPA; encoded by the coding sequence ATGTCAAAATTTTTAAACATTTCCACAGAAGAGATTATTTACTATATAAAAATGGCTTGCCAAATACCTGGAATATTAGAGGCGATCGCCACTCAAAAAATTATTGCAGAAGCTGCCGAAAAAGCCAAAATTGAAATCACAACAGAAGAACTGCAAACAGCAGCAGATAATCTGCGTTTAGCTAACCAACTACTCAAAGCCGAAGAAACTTGGGCTTGGTTAGAAAAACATCATCTTTCCCTAGATAACTTAGAAGAAATAGCCAAAATAAACCTCACATCCTCCAAATTAGCCAATCATTTATTTGCAGACCAAATCGAACCATTCTTTTATGCACACCAAGCCAAATATTTTGCAGCAGTCACCTATGAAGTGATCTTAGATGATGAAGATTTAGCCTTAGAACTATTTTATGCCCTCCAAGAAGGCGAAATTAGCTTTCAAGAAATTGCTCGTCAATACATCCAAAATCCCGAAACCCGCCGCGCAGGTGGTTATCAAGGAATCCGCCGCCGGATTGACTTCAGAGCCGAGATAGCAGCCGCAGTTTTCGCCGCTAATCCCCCGCAAATTCTCAAACCAATCATTACACCCAAAGGAGCGCATATCATCGCAGTTGAAGAAATAATTAAACCAGAATTAGATGAAAACTTGCGGTTTCAAATTATGGGAGACTTCTTCACCAATTGGTTACAGCAACAAATAGCCACAGTGGAAATTGTCGCCAATCTGCAACAAAATACTAATTCGCAAACATCAACTAACCTAGTCAAACCAGCTTAA
- a CDS encoding HetP family heterocyst commitment protein, translated as MNEEISDINQAAENIIDGEGWGDIIKAIILGKYYWACVLFIHLMGYNPTKYIPPETYLQLLQNNFISPISSEK; from the coding sequence ATGAATGAAGAAATTTCTGATATAAATCAAGCGGCAGAAAATATAATTGATGGTGAAGGTTGGGGAGATATTATTAAAGCCATTATCCTGGGTAAGTATTATTGGGCTTGTGTTTTATTTATCCATTTGATGGGATATAATCCTACAAAATATATACCTCCTGAAACTTATTTACAGTTACTGCAAAATAACTTTATCTCCCCCATATCTTCGGAAAAATAA
- a CDS encoding T3SS effector HopA1 family protein, with the protein MQLLDSLQTQLANIPEPLQTSIQDIIHKVEIVSHHCIKHPNYKTVELTEQAVSRFKKLPLDLQNKYLALQLRSFLYGVYYNGSLKEDLNLASDGESKNVALNQDLENNSFLGVDINFYDRLHESNRGEGYFSNDWLVVKEETDGALAVHKGGLTVHIERELHLRSEDKAVTIGNLVPIKLPKNVVQNGFYMAVGNEAAHGDQEIVRIYFNLSPDGAVAVMDGLTTKLNALPISFTFKALYNPTDYGRCDSAVLYFDKHNYEVVRPVLERVYTENQSHFGDTVPLFTKLLAPGLALAEEPNSKFTDRESFGMNRCQIIANALLDVWQQDNDTPAGRLESILKHFSMLEIELQRPYLNPQSEDIFTSLQF; encoded by the coding sequence ATGCAACTATTAGATTCGCTACAAACTCAACTAGCTAATATTCCTGAGCCTTTGCAGACATCAATACAAGACATTATTCATAAAGTTGAAATCGTTTCTCATCATTGTATTAAGCACCCAAATTATAAAACTGTAGAATTAACTGAGCAAGCAGTTTCTCGCTTTAAAAAATTGCCCTTAGACCTCCAGAACAAATATTTAGCTCTGCAATTGCGTAGTTTTCTTTATGGTGTCTACTATAACGGTTCTTTGAAGGAGGATCTGAATCTCGCATCAGATGGAGAGTCAAAAAATGTTGCATTAAATCAGGACTTAGAAAATAATAGCTTTTTGGGTGTAGATATCAATTTTTATGACCGCTTACATGAAAGTAATAGAGGTGAAGGCTACTTCAGTAATGACTGGTTGGTAGTTAAAGAAGAAACGGATGGTGCTTTGGCTGTGCATAAGGGTGGTTTAACTGTACATATTGAACGTGAGCTTCATTTGCGCTCAGAAGATAAAGCTGTAACTATTGGTAATTTAGTTCCGATCAAATTGCCCAAGAATGTGGTACAAAATGGGTTCTATATGGCAGTTGGTAATGAAGCTGCTCATGGTGATCAAGAAATAGTGCGGATCTACTTTAATTTATCTCCAGATGGTGCTGTTGCTGTGATGGATGGGTTGACTACAAAACTCAATGCTCTGCCAATTTCCTTCACGTTTAAAGCACTATATAATCCTACTGATTATGGACGTTGTGATTCAGCAGTGCTTTACTTTGACAAACATAATTATGAAGTTGTTCGCCCAGTATTAGAAAGGGTATATACAGAAAATCAATCTCATTTTGGCGACACAGTGCCTTTGTTTACTAAATTACTTGCGCCGGGGTTAGCTCTGGCTGAAGAACCAAATAGCAAATTTACAGATAGGGAAAGTTTTGGGATGAACCGTTGTCAAATTATTGCTAATGCTTTGCTTGATGTTTGGCAACAAGATAATGATACGCCAGCAGGTAGGTTAGAATCTATTCTGAAACATTTCTCTATGCTGGAAATTGAATTGCAACGTCCTTATCTCAATCCTCAGTCTGAAGATATTTTCACTTCTTTGCAGTTTTGA
- a CDS encoding phosphotransferase family protein: MPFLLSYQNVFDYLIPLGLCTEEERSSSNIELKPAKNFNLLLSLSEDKKLLVKQERHNREGKTAGEFVQEWRIHEFLQENSELSYVRPVLSEAVHFDAENSIIIFNYLNNYRDVADFYSKENIFPTQVATKIGTILASIHRVSVQRPEYREFFENSQDGVTPEVPKLNQRMDRITPEIFASVPSDGLKFFALYQRYDSLGQAIAELGSSYTPYCLTHNDMKLNNILIALNWEDVNLNSSSSDDSMIRLIDWERCSWGDPAIDLGSLLASYLQLWLYSVVVGKGMEIEESLRLATTPLQTLRPSLSALVKAYLVEFPQILEDRPDFLRRVVQFCGLALIQSIQATLQHEKTFGNPGISMLQVAKSLLCRPEVSIPTIFGMDASDLIPTKYSSATRSH, from the coding sequence ATGCCATTTTTATTAAGCTATCAAAATGTTTTTGACTACCTAATTCCTCTGGGACTATGCACTGAAGAAGAACGTTCATCGAGTAATATTGAATTAAAACCTGCGAAAAACTTTAATTTATTACTCAGCTTATCTGAGGATAAAAAACTTCTAGTTAAGCAAGAGCGCCACAACAGAGAAGGAAAAACTGCGGGTGAGTTTGTGCAGGAATGGCGAATCCATGAGTTTTTACAAGAAAATTCTGAACTTAGCTATGTGCGTCCTGTGCTTTCGGAAGCAGTACATTTTGATGCGGAAAATTCGATCATTATTTTCAACTATCTCAATAATTATCGAGATGTGGCGGATTTTTACAGCAAGGAGAATATCTTTCCTACACAGGTGGCGACAAAAATCGGCACTATTTTAGCATCAATTCATCGTGTGAGTGTTCAACGTCCTGAGTATCGGGAGTTCTTTGAAAATTCCCAGGATGGAGTAACTCCAGAGGTTCCTAAGCTCAATCAGAGAATGGATCGAATTACGCCGGAAATTTTTGCTAGTGTTCCATCTGATGGGTTGAAATTCTTTGCTCTATATCAACGTTACGATAGTTTGGGTCAGGCGATCGCAGAATTGGGTAGTTCTTACACTCCCTACTGTTTGACTCATAACGACATGAAACTGAATAACATTCTCATCGCCTTAAATTGGGAAGATGTGAATTTAAATAGCTCATCCTCAGATGACAGCATGATTCGATTAATTGACTGGGAACGCTGTTCTTGGGGAGATCCAGCTATCGATTTAGGCTCATTACTCGCCAGTTATCTGCAATTGTGGCTGTATAGCGTAGTTGTTGGTAAAGGAATGGAAATTGAAGAGTCTTTACGTCTAGCTACAACGCCTTTACAAACACTCCGTCCGTCACTTTCTGCACTGGTTAAAGCTTATTTAGTTGAATTCCCCCAAATCCTAGAAGATCGTCCTGATTTTTTACGGCGAGTAGTCCAATTTTGTGGTTTAGCCTTAATTCAATCTATTCAAGCCACACTCCAGCACGAAAAAACCTTTGGTAATCCTGGTATCAGTATGCTCCAAGTCGCCAAGAGTTTATTGTGTCGTCCCGAAGTATCTATACCAACTATTTTCGGTATGGATGCTTCAGATTTGATTCCCACAAAATATTCATCTGCTACGAGAAGTCATTAG
- a CDS encoding M16 family metallopeptidase — MFNLKLTVGKSKGLFYGLILAVACLLISFNFSLAATAAAKHYTELELAPLPEIKLPKNERFVLKNGLVVYLMEDHDLPLVNGTALIRTGDRLEPADKIGLAGFTGAVMRSGGTQKHSADELNEILEQRAASVETGIGEGSGSAGFQSLTEDLETVFDLFAQVLREPVFDQKQLDLAKTQARGGIARRNDDPEDIASREFQKLIYGKDSPYARTSEYATLDNISREDLVQFYQEYFHPNNLILGIVGDFEPQKMRSLIQAKFGDWKPSPKMTPPQLSEVKPANTGGVFYVDQPQLTQSSVLMGHIGGKFDNPDYAALDVMNGVLNGFGGRLLNEVRSRQGLAYSVYGYWSPRFDYPGMFIAGGQTRSDATVQFVQALQTEIKRIQAEPVTAQELAFAKESTLNSFVFNFQNPSQTLSRLMRYEYYGYPADFLFRYQKAVAATTEADVQRVAKEYLKPEQLVTLVVGNQTAIQPPLTQLAASVTPIDVTIPSPQTQAQN; from the coding sequence ATGTTCAATTTAAAATTGACGGTGGGTAAGAGTAAGGGGCTATTTTATGGTTTGATTCTGGCTGTGGCTTGTTTATTAATCAGTTTTAACTTTTCTTTGGCAGCGACGGCAGCAGCCAAGCATTACACTGAGTTAGAACTCGCACCTTTGCCTGAGATTAAGTTACCCAAAAATGAGCGTTTTGTTCTCAAAAACGGTTTGGTTGTGTATTTGATGGAGGATCACGATCTACCTTTGGTGAATGGTACGGCTTTGATTCGGACAGGCGATCGCTTAGAACCAGCTGATAAAATTGGCTTGGCTGGTTTTACTGGTGCAGTGATGCGGAGTGGAGGAACTCAGAAACATTCAGCAGATGAACTCAATGAGATTTTGGAACAACGCGCCGCTAGTGTGGAAACTGGTATTGGTGAAGGTTCAGGTAGTGCTGGTTTTCAGTCTCTGACTGAAGATTTAGAAACAGTATTTGATTTGTTTGCCCAAGTCCTGAGAGAGCCTGTATTTGACCAAAAACAGTTAGATTTAGCAAAAACTCAGGCTAGGGGTGGTATTGCCCGACGTAATGATGATCCAGAAGATATTGCGAGCCGAGAATTTCAGAAGTTAATTTATGGCAAAGATAGCCCTTATGCTCGCACATCTGAGTATGCGACGCTGGATAATATTTCTCGTGAGGATTTAGTCCAGTTTTACCAGGAATATTTTCATCCTAATAATCTGATTTTGGGAATTGTGGGGGATTTTGAACCGCAAAAAATGCGATCGCTCATTCAAGCTAAGTTTGGCGATTGGAAACCTTCCCCCAAAATGACTCCACCCCAGTTATCAGAAGTCAAGCCAGCTAATACAGGTGGTGTATTTTATGTAGATCAACCACAACTAACTCAGAGTAGTGTATTGATGGGACATATCGGCGGTAAATTTGACAATCCTGATTATGCCGCCTTGGATGTGATGAATGGGGTATTAAATGGCTTTGGTGGACGCTTATTAAACGAAGTGCGATCGCGCCAAGGATTAGCATACTCTGTATATGGCTACTGGAGTCCCCGCTTCGACTACCCAGGAATGTTTATCGCCGGCGGACAAACCCGTTCAGATGCGACAGTGCAGTTTGTCCAAGCCTTACAGACTGAAATCAAGCGTATCCAAGCTGAACCAGTGACAGCACAGGAACTCGCTTTTGCTAAAGAGTCCACCCTCAACTCCTTTGTATTCAACTTTCAAAACCCCAGCCAAACCCTATCACGGTTAATGCGATACGAATATTACGGCTATCCGGCTGATTTCTTATTTCGCTATCAAAAAGCAGTAGCCGCCACAACAGAGGCTGACGTGCAACGGGTAGCGAAAGAATACCTCAAACCAGAACAACTGGTAACTCTAGTAGTGGGGAATCAAACCGCCATACAACCCCCATTGACACAGTTAGCTGCATCAGTAACGCCTATAGATGTGACAATTCCCAGTCCACAAACACAGGCGCAAAATTAA
- a CDS encoding M16 family metallopeptidase, whose translation MNQPSSSTIILRRLSTILMVLVICWSGLLPDMALAETQTANPLQRILQLRKTPSEKNSIQPYLDRVIEQLTEFRLENGLKFIVLERHQAPVVSFLTYADVGGVDEPEGQTGVAHFLEHLAFKGTTRIGTKDYEAEKLLLDRLEQLDSQIRTAKANNKQDDLAQLQTEFKQVESQADALVTQNELGQIVNQAGGVGLNATTSSEATKYFYSFPANKLKLWMSLESERFLEPVVRREFYKEKDVILEERRMRVDNSPIGMMVENFIDTAFTVHPYKRPVIGYEEDIRNLTPENVQNFFDAHYVPSNLTIAVVGDVDPVEVKKLAKIYFGRYQAKPKATATIPAEPPQTQTREFTLELASQPWYLEGYHRPSVTHPDDAVYEIISGLLSNGRRSRLYKSLVEEQRLALNAQGFSGFPGDKYANLMLFYALTAPGHTVDEVAIALRQEIDKLKTEPVAEVDLQRVKTQARAGLLRSLNSNMGMAQQLLEAEVKTGTWRNLFKQLDDISAVTTADIQRVAKATFTAENRTIGKLLSKQG comes from the coding sequence ATGAATCAACCCAGTAGTTCAACTATTATATTGCGTCGGCTCTCGACCATTTTGATGGTACTCGTAATATGCTGGTCGGGGTTACTTCCAGACATGGCTCTGGCTGAAACTCAAACTGCAAATCCTTTACAAAGAATCCTGCAACTTCGTAAAACCCCATCAGAAAAAAATTCAATTCAACCGTATTTAGATCGGGTAATTGAGCAATTAACGGAGTTTCGCCTGGAAAATGGGTTAAAATTCATCGTCTTAGAACGGCATCAAGCCCCTGTAGTTTCGTTTCTGACTTACGCTGATGTGGGTGGTGTGGATGAACCAGAAGGACAAACTGGTGTAGCACACTTTTTAGAGCATCTAGCATTTAAAGGCACAACACGCATCGGCACAAAAGACTACGAAGCCGAAAAACTTTTACTCGACCGCTTAGAACAGTTAGATAGTCAAATTAGAACCGCAAAAGCCAATAACAAACAAGATGATCTGGCTCAATTGCAAACTGAATTTAAGCAAGTAGAGTCCCAAGCCGATGCGCTAGTTACACAAAACGAACTGGGGCAAATTGTCAACCAAGCCGGGGGTGTAGGTTTAAATGCTACCACTTCATCAGAAGCTACCAAGTATTTTTACAGTTTTCCCGCTAATAAGTTGAAACTGTGGATGTCACTGGAATCAGAGCGATTTTTAGAGCCTGTGGTGCGTCGGGAGTTTTACAAAGAAAAAGATGTCATTTTAGAAGAACGGCGGATGCGGGTAGATAATTCTCCTATCGGGATGATGGTGGAGAATTTTATCGATACTGCTTTCACAGTCCATCCCTACAAACGACCTGTCATCGGTTATGAAGAAGATATCCGCAATCTGACACCGGAAAATGTGCAGAACTTTTTTGATGCTCACTATGTACCGAGTAATTTAACCATTGCTGTTGTCGGAGATGTTGATCCGGTTGAGGTGAAAAAACTGGCAAAAATCTATTTTGGCCGCTATCAAGCCAAACCAAAAGCAACAGCAACAATTCCGGCTGAACCACCGCAAACACAAACACGAGAATTTACTTTAGAACTAGCTTCTCAGCCTTGGTATTTGGAAGGCTATCACCGCCCATCGGTTACTCATCCTGATGATGCGGTGTATGAAATTATTAGTGGTTTATTAAGTAATGGACGCAGATCGCGTTTGTATAAATCTTTGGTAGAAGAGCAGCGATTGGCATTAAATGCTCAGGGTTTTAGTGGTTTTCCTGGGGATAAGTACGCAAATTTGATGTTGTTTTACGCTCTCACGGCTCCTGGTCACACTGTGGATGAGGTGGCGATCGCTTTGCGACAAGAAATTGACAAATTGAAAACTGAACCTGTGGCGGAGGTTGACTTACAACGGGTGAAAACCCAAGCACGGGCGGGTTTGTTACGTAGCCTTAATTCCAATATGGGGATGGCGCAGCAGTTATTGGAAGCGGAGGTGAAAACTGGTACTTGGCGGAATTTGTTTAAACAATTAGATGACATTTCGGCGGTGACAACTGCGGATATTCAACGGGTGGCGAAGGCGACTTTTACAGCAGAAAATCGCACAATTGGCAAGTTGTTGTCGAAACAAGGATAA
- a CDS encoding TetR/AcrR family transcriptional regulator, producing MRVFNSPAPSEAQTRTRILQAALKLFASKGFDGTTTRDLAQAAGVAEGTLFRHFANKKSILVEVATGGWVDILTDLLTELSEMGSYKAIAQVMRRRMWNLHKNVDLMKVCFMEVQFHPDLRDRIQEEVIGKMTDVAEAFFQSAMDKGIYRQTDAKLVAKVFLGMFAIAGFSNNTLMAPDASPQEMQQMAEGLADIFLNGVLAKE from the coding sequence ATGCGAGTTTTTAATTCACCTGCGCCTTCAGAAGCACAAACACGTACCCGAATTTTACAGGCGGCGCTGAAGTTATTTGCTTCTAAGGGTTTTGATGGCACTACTACCCGTGATTTGGCCCAAGCAGCAGGGGTTGCTGAAGGCACTTTGTTTCGTCATTTTGCCAATAAAAAATCTATTTTAGTCGAAGTCGCTACCGGTGGCTGGGTGGATATTTTAACAGATTTGCTGACAGAGTTGAGTGAAATGGGCAGTTATAAGGCGATCGCTCAAGTGATGCGCCGCCGGATGTGGAATTTACATAAAAATGTGGATTTGATGAAGGTTTGTTTTATGGAGGTGCAGTTTCATCCAGATTTGCGCGATCGCATTCAAGAAGAAGTCATTGGTAAAATGACCGATGTCGCCGAGGCTTTTTTTCAAAGTGCGATGGATAAAGGCATTTATCGCCAAACTGATGCTAAATTAGTGGCTAAGGTGTTTTTGGGAATGTTTGCGATCGCCGGTTTCTCTAACAATACCCTCATGGCTCCAGATGCTTCACCCCAAGAAATGCAGCAAATGGCCGAAGGATTGGCTGATATTTTTCTTAATGGTGTGTTAGCTAAAGAATAA
- a CDS encoding DUF4332 domain-containing protein, with product MPAKQPNTKTPMTACDWPIEQLPGITEVEQAKLQHCGIITTKQLIQQGKTAETRVNLANKLQVNLQYVNKWIALADLARIPGIGMQYCGLLLHSGIGSVAQLAQTPTHRLHQQIMRLQVSTMRRRDLCPTIDVVQQWSQQAKQIT from the coding sequence ATGCCCGCCAAACAGCCAAATACTAAAACTCCCATGACAGCTTGTGACTGGCCAATTGAGCAATTACCTGGAATAACTGAGGTAGAACAAGCCAAACTGCAACACTGTGGAATTATTACCACAAAACAGCTAATTCAACAAGGAAAAACTGCTGAAACTAGGGTAAATTTAGCCAATAAATTACAAGTTAATCTGCAATATGTAAATAAATGGATCGCCTTAGCCGATTTAGCGCGTATTCCTGGTATAGGAATGCAATATTGCGGCTTATTGCTGCATTCCGGTATTGGTTCGGTGGCACAACTAGCTCAAACACCCACCCATAGATTGCACCAGCAAATTATGCGCCTACAGGTATCAACAATGCGGCGAAGAGATTTGTGTCCAACCATTGATGTAGTACAACAATGGAGTCAACAAGCGAAACAAATAACCTAA
- a CDS encoding PhzF family phenazine biosynthesis protein, whose amino-acid sequence MGLVIFQVDAFTNRCFAGNPAAVCVLSEFRDDAWMQNVAQEMNLSETAFLLRQDDGFSLRWFTPTLEVPLCGHATLASAHVLWSEGYLLPDEVARFYTKSGVLIAECLGEWISLDFPVNLSQKTVAPAELSEALGVRCKSVLQNSLGYLVEVESEDLVREMQPNFQLLKKLPIADVIVTSQTDADSEYDFVSRFFAPGLGIDEDPVTGAAHCCLAAFWRDRLHKDEFLAFQASRRGGVVKVRYSGGDRLLLSGQAITFMRGELYS is encoded by the coding sequence ATGGGACTGGTGATTTTTCAGGTTGATGCTTTTACGAATAGATGTTTTGCGGGGAATCCGGCGGCTGTTTGTGTTTTGTCTGAGTTTCGGGATGATGCTTGGATGCAGAATGTGGCTCAGGAGATGAATTTATCTGAGACGGCTTTTTTGTTGCGACAGGATGATGGTTTTAGTTTGCGTTGGTTTACTCCGACGCTGGAAGTTCCTCTTTGTGGTCATGCAACTTTGGCTAGCGCTCATGTATTGTGGTCTGAGGGGTATTTGTTACCTGATGAGGTTGCCCGTTTTTATACTAAAAGTGGTGTTTTGATTGCTGAATGTTTGGGTGAGTGGATTTCGTTAGATTTTCCGGTGAATTTATCTCAGAAAACAGTCGCACCTGCGGAGTTAAGCGAGGCTTTGGGTGTTCGTTGTAAATCTGTGCTGCAAAATTCTCTGGGGTATTTGGTTGAGGTGGAGTCTGAGGATTTGGTCAGAGAAATGCAGCCTAATTTTCAGCTATTGAAAAAATTACCGATAGCTGATGTGATTGTGACTAGCCAAACTGATGCTGATTCTGAATATGATTTCGTTTCTCGCTTTTTTGCACCGGGATTAGGTATAGATGAAGACCCGGTGACTGGGGCTGCTCATTGTTGTCTGGCGGCTTTCTGGCGCGATCGCCTGCATAAAGATGAGTTTTTGGCTTTTCAGGCTTCCCGGCGCGGTGGAGTGGTGAAGGTGCGCTATTCAGGAGGCGATCGCCTGTTACTCTCAGGACAAGCAATCACCTTCATGCGAGGCGAATTATATAGTTAA
- a CDS encoding GNAT family N-acetyltransferase produces the protein MLIRSATIDDVPAVLVMLAKTCALHESWDAAKYGLRAHPEQHYQKWLTRLVHKERSVFLVAEYEEKLVAFLAATVEPEISIYSLQEFAFIHDIWVEPEHRKKGIAPQIIKLSVERFQQMGIKQIRLDTVAANESARQLFKSCGFRLTTMEMLMEI, from the coding sequence ATGCTGATCCGCTCTGCCACAATAGATGATGTACCCGCAGTTTTAGTAATGTTAGCCAAAACTTGTGCTTTACATGAGTCTTGGGATGCTGCTAAATATGGTTTGCGAGCGCATCCAGAACAGCATTATCAAAAATGGTTAACCCGACTAGTGCATAAAGAGCGCAGCGTATTTTTGGTAGCTGAATATGAAGAAAAACTCGTCGCATTTTTAGCAGCAACAGTAGAACCAGAAATATCAATTTACAGTTTACAGGAATTTGCCTTTATTCATGATATCTGGGTGGAACCTGAACATCGAAAAAAAGGGATTGCACCACAGATAATCAAGCTGAGTGTTGAACGCTTCCAACAAATGGGAATTAAGCAAATTCGATTAGATACAGTAGCAGCTAATGAAAGCGCCAGACAGTTATTTAAATCCTGTGGTTTTCGGTTAACTACTATGGAAATGCTCATGGAAATCTAA